A region of the Massilia sp. erpn genome:
TTGGATAATTAGTGAAAGTTTACGTATTATATTCCCTCCTAGAAATTTAATTTCTATTCCATAATTTTATATTTTGCCAATTAATTCAAGATGAGTGCTATTGAAGATAGAAATGGAAATATTATATCGCTTGCTGGAGATTTGAATGGGGTAGATTTTGATTCGGTTGATCTCTCTGATGTTGATTTAAGCGGAAAGGTAATGGAGGGGGCAATCTTCGCGGATGCGGATCTGTCTCGCGCGAATTTGGAGGGATGTGACTTATACTGGGCAGTGTTTTTTAGGGCGAAGCTTAAAGATGCTAACTTGAGATGTGCCAGACTCTGTGGAGCCGATTTTTCGTTGTCGGATTTTTCAGGTGCAGATTTAAGAGGGGCAAATTTAAGCCTTGATAACCTTGGTGGCGCCACGCAATTGCAGGGTGCCAATCTGTCTACATCTTTAGTTGATGGTGCTAATTTCTCGGGTGCAAAATATGATTCCAGTACACGGTTCCCCCCCCAATTTGATCCAATAGCGTTCGGTATGGAAAAGGTGGATTGCTGAATAGAAAAGGTTGGCCGGCTGGAGATGCTTTTCAATGGAATGTAGTGCTTGGTGGCAACTCAACAGGCTGTACTGCCAAGCAAGAAGAAATTTCAATTGAAAATGAGCGACCTATCATTCTGAGTGCGCACAATACTGGACTACCACGCAATGGGATAACGTCTTTACGCCAGGAGGACTTGGCCGTAGTTTGGATAGGCTGTTAAAGCCTCCAGTACCTTCCCCG
Encoded here:
- a CDS encoding pentapeptide repeat-containing protein, encoding MSAIEDRNGNIISLAGDLNGVDFDSVDLSDVDLSGKVMEGAIFADADLSRANLEGCDLYWAVFFRAKLKDANLRCARLCGADFSLSDFSGADLRGANLSLDNLGGATQLQGANLSTSLVDGANFSGAKYDSSTRFPPQFDPIAFGMEKVDC